A single Methanolobus sp. ZRKC5 DNA region contains:
- a CDS encoding 4Fe-4S binding protein, whose protein sequence is MLKITPYMGPLVIIVSIAGLWFPILGYFMLLVFAAIFLIAPFRGRWFCGNLCPRGSFMDFWVGRVSEKKKIPKVLKSYWIRVPLFLLMMVFMSYRLMNTHGLVNQIGMVLVVMCLTTSSIAIILGVTIAPRTWCTFCPMGTLQSIVGVNKYPLQVDIDKCIKCYKCEKVCPMHLNIVEITHNPDCIKCGRCIDICPKDALSFKKTTRSS, encoded by the coding sequence ATGTTAAAGATAACACCATATATGGGACCGCTTGTCATAATCGTTTCAATTGCAGGATTATGGTTCCCGATACTTGGTTATTTTATGCTGTTGGTGTTTGCCGCTATTTTTCTGATAGCACCATTCAGAGGACGCTGGTTCTGCGGGAATCTATGCCCCAGAGGAAGTTTCATGGACTTCTGGGTCGGTCGGGTATCTGAGAAGAAAAAGATACCAAAGGTGCTCAAAAGTTACTGGATAAGAGTTCCTCTTTTCCTGTTGATGATGGTCTTTATGAGTTACAGGCTAATGAATACTCACGGACTTGTGAACCAGATAGGTATGGTTCTGGTTGTTATGTGCCTGACAACATCATCCATTGCAATTATACTGGGAGTAACGATTGCTCCAAGAACCTGGTGTACTTTTTGTCCAATGGGAACTTTGCAGAGCATTGTCGGAGTGAATAAATACCCGTTACAGGTTGATATTGATAAATGCATAAAATGTTACAAATGCGAAAAAGTGTGCCCTATGCATCTGAATATAGTAGAGATAACGCACAATCCAGACTGCATCAAATGCGGAAGATGTATTGATATATGTCCGAAGGATGCACTGAGCTTTAAAAAAACAACCAGAAGCTCATAA
- a CDS encoding IS66 family transposase: MCIDREEILAVYEAGPEAVVELVTRLLGIIEHQSLQIAQLEERVRHLEEMLEKNSRNSSKPPSTDSYARNKPTVKSQRKKTNKHVGGQNGHPGTTLRINDDPDEVIVHPVNQCVNCGRSLASVPSNYERRQVFDIPPITINCIEHRCEIKTCPKCSHVNKALFPDGVTQPTQYGHRVKSFAVYLHTYQLLPYQRVTKLFSDILGCKISPATLVNTERSCFEKLGAFENTVKHLLKESPVINLDETGMRINAVRNWLHVAGTDKLTYYFAHRKRGSEAMDAMGILPGYTGVATHDFWKPYNKYECQHSLCNAHLLRELTGASENRDQQWPKIMSDLLICIKHHVDNDLLDTELIQRFSEDYDHITCLGVNENPPDPESNVRSKKRGRKKQTTVKNLLDRFIGHKEDILRFMYDQNVPFDNNQAERDIRMTKVQQKISGTFRSKQGAKNFCRIRGYVSTVNKNSESVIDAISAIFYGNSFVPKLQN, encoded by the coding sequence ATTTGTATAGACCGCGAAGAAATACTTGCAGTTTATGAAGCTGGTCCAGAAGCAGTAGTAGAACTTGTAACTCGATTACTTGGGATAATTGAACATCAATCTCTCCAAATTGCACAACTTGAAGAGCGTGTCAGGCATTTGGAAGAAATGCTTGAAAAGAATAGTCGCAACAGTAGCAAACCACCTTCTACTGATTCTTATGCACGGAATAAACCAACCGTTAAAAGTCAAAGAAAAAAGACCAATAAGCATGTAGGTGGTCAAAACGGTCATCCTGGTACTACATTAAGAATAAATGATGATCCGGATGAAGTTATTGTTCATCCTGTTAATCAATGCGTCAATTGTGGGAGATCGTTAGCTTCTGTTCCCTCTAACTATGAAAGAAGACAGGTCTTTGACATTCCTCCTATAACTATCAATTGCATTGAACATCGTTGCGAGATTAAAACATGTCCCAAATGTTCTCATGTAAACAAAGCTCTTTTTCCAGATGGTGTAACTCAGCCGACTCAATACGGTCATCGAGTTAAGTCATTTGCAGTTTATTTGCACACTTACCAATTACTTCCTTATCAGCGTGTTACCAAGTTGTTCTCTGATATTTTGGGATGCAAGATAAGTCCTGCTACTTTGGTGAACACGGAACGTAGTTGTTTTGAGAAGCTTGGAGCTTTTGAAAATACAGTGAAACATCTCCTGAAAGAATCTCCTGTCATCAATCTGGATGAAACAGGAATGAGAATAAATGCAGTTCGTAATTGGCTTCATGTGGCAGGTACAGACAAACTGACCTATTATTTTGCACATCGCAAAAGGGGCTCAGAAGCAATGGATGCTATGGGCATATTACCAGGTTACACTGGTGTTGCAACACATGATTTTTGGAAACCGTACAACAAATATGAATGTCAACATTCATTATGTAATGCACATTTATTACGAGAGTTAACTGGAGCTTCCGAAAACAGGGATCAACAGTGGCCAAAGATAATGAGTGATCTCTTGATATGCATTAAACATCATGTTGATAATGATCTTTTAGATACTGAGCTAATTCAAAGGTTCAGTGAGGATTATGATCACATAACTTGTTTAGGAGTGAATGAAAATCCTCCTGATCCGGAATCAAATGTGCGGTCTAAAAAACGAGGACGTAAGAAGCAGACCACGGTAAAGAATTTGCTGGATAGGTTTATTGGCCATAAAGAGGATATCTTGCGATTTATGTACGACCAAAACGTTCCGTTTGATAACAATCAGGCTGAAAGAGATATCAGAATGACGAAAGTACAGCAGAAGATATCAGGTACTTTCCGCAGTAAACAGGGTGCAAAAAATTTCTGCCGTATAAGAGGATACGTGTCTACTGTTAATAAGAATTCTGAATCTGTTATCGATGCAATTAGTGCAATATTTTATGGCAATTCATTTGTTCCAAAGTTGCAGAATTGA
- the fhcD gene encoding formylmethanofuran--tetrahydromethanopterin N-formyltransferase, with amino-acid sequence MDINGVEIEDTFAEAFPIKISRVLITAATKHWAEVAALEATGFGTSVIMCPAEAGIEKFVGPDETPDGRPGVYIQICTFGYEALEHQLLERIGQCILTAPTTAVFNGLPDAEKQFNVGFKLKFFGDGMESETQIDGRKMHSVPIMEGDFLVEENIGAVAGIAGGNFFIFGDSQMTALTAAEVAVEAVKDLDGTITPFPGGIVASGSKAGFNNYKFMKATANEKFCPSIRDKVEGTEIPEGVKAVYELVINGLDEDSIQKAMKAGIEAAIAVPGVSKITAGNYGGKLGKYQFHLKDLC; translated from the coding sequence ATGGATATCAATGGAGTAGAAATCGAAGATACTTTCGCAGAAGCGTTTCCAATCAAAATTTCAAGAGTGCTCATCACCGCAGCAACAAAACACTGGGCTGAAGTAGCTGCACTTGAAGCAACGGGATTTGGAACATCTGTTATTATGTGCCCTGCAGAAGCAGGCATTGAAAAGTTCGTTGGTCCTGACGAGACACCTGACGGAAGACCTGGTGTTTACATCCAGATCTGCACCTTCGGATACGAAGCACTTGAACACCAGTTACTTGAGCGCATCGGACAATGCATACTTACAGCTCCAACAACAGCTGTTTTCAATGGACTTCCAGATGCTGAGAAGCAGTTCAACGTAGGCTTCAAACTCAAGTTCTTCGGTGACGGAATGGAATCCGAGACGCAGATCGATGGCCGCAAGATGCACAGTGTTCCAATCATGGAGGGTGACTTCCTTGTAGAAGAGAACATCGGAGCTGTTGCAGGTATTGCAGGCGGTAACTTCTTTATCTTCGGCGACAGCCAGATGACAGCACTTACAGCAGCAGAAGTTGCAGTAGAAGCTGTCAAGGACCTTGACGGTACCATCACTCCATTCCCAGGCGGAATTGTTGCAAGTGGTTCCAAAGCAGGTTTCAACAACTACAAGTTCATGAAGGCAACTGCAAACGAGAAGTTCTGCCCATCCATCAGGGACAAGGTCGAAGGCACCGAGATCCCAGAAGGCGTAAAGGCAGTTTACGAGCTTGTCATCAACGGCCTCGATGAAGACTCAATCCAGAAAGCAATGAAGGCAGGTATCGAAGCAGCTATCGCAGTTCCTGGTGTCTCAAAGATCACCGCAGGAAACTACGGCGGAAAGCTCGGAAAGTACCAGTTCCACCTGAAAGACCTTTGTTAA
- a CDS encoding TraB/GumN family protein has protein sequence MKNDNLSDSQENVSTYNYNTSGGNLYSGEDSGESSFSSSGPTEIEVIKELIEPEEAISGSDSEDIKKPTEIILVGTAHVSEKSVREVNAAIDREKPDIVAVELCRPRYEAIKGNVQNSDIPVKELLKEGKVYFYLVHMLLAHIQKKFADDMGVQPGAEMISAIEAAEASGAQILLIDRDIQITLQRFWGKMGFIEKLKMLAGLIAAVLGIGGTKDIDIDTITNQDMVSMLVEEFRESSPNAVKVLIDERDAYMANNLVRAAVGGNKKIVAVVGAGHRAGIQRYLENPKTIPTTNYAVEAPKKRFNIMKIFGAAVVALALGTFALLILSGVSLESLAIAFAWWFIINGVLSAAGAIIARGHPYSVLTAFLVAWLTSLNPMIAAGWFAGLTEAKYRKPTTDDFKELVEIETTKDMMNNNLFRVVLVASLANLGSMLGTFIGIHVMLQVTGANPQEIIQNGISAGLMAIGMG, from the coding sequence TTGAAAAATGATAATTTGAGTGATTCACAGGAAAATGTTTCCACCTACAATTACAATACCAGTGGCGGTAATTTGTACTCGGGAGAGGATTCTGGAGAATCATCATTTTCAAGCTCAGGCCCAACTGAGATCGAAGTGATAAAAGAATTAATAGAGCCTGAAGAAGCAATTTCAGGTTCAGATTCTGAAGATATTAAAAAGCCCACTGAGATTATACTTGTGGGAACAGCCCACGTATCTGAGAAGAGTGTCAGGGAAGTAAATGCGGCAATAGATAGGGAAAAACCGGATATTGTTGCCGTGGAACTTTGCAGACCAAGGTATGAGGCCATCAAAGGCAATGTTCAAAATAGTGACATACCTGTAAAAGAACTTCTCAAAGAAGGAAAGGTCTATTTCTATCTTGTACACATGCTGCTGGCTCATATCCAGAAGAAATTCGCTGATGACATGGGTGTGCAACCTGGTGCTGAAATGATAAGTGCTATTGAGGCTGCAGAAGCAAGTGGTGCACAGATTCTTCTTATTGACAGGGATATTCAGATTACTTTGCAGCGTTTCTGGGGCAAGATGGGTTTCATTGAGAAACTGAAGATGCTTGCAGGCCTTATAGCTGCAGTTCTTGGCATAGGTGGTACCAAGGATATTGATATAGATACGATCACAAACCAGGACATGGTTTCCATGCTTGTGGAAGAGTTCAGGGAATCATCACCAAATGCTGTCAAGGTTCTTATTGATGAAAGGGACGCATACATGGCTAACAATCTTGTGCGAGCCGCAGTTGGTGGTAATAAAAAGATAGTTGCTGTTGTAGGTGCGGGCCACAGGGCAGGTATCCAGCGTTATCTTGAGAATCCCAAGACCATCCCCACGACTAATTATGCAGTAGAAGCTCCAAAGAAGCGATTCAATATAATGAAAATATTTGGTGCCGCAGTTGTAGCACTTGCCCTTGGAACATTTGCTCTTCTTATTCTATCCGGAGTTTCTCTTGAGAGCCTAGCTATTGCTTTTGCATGGTGGTTCATAATCAATGGGGTGCTCAGCGCCGCCGGAGCGATAATCGCAAGAGGACATCCTTATTCAGTACTTACTGCATTCTTGGTTGCATGGCTCACATCACTGAACCCAATGATAGCAGCCGGATGGTTTGCGGGTCTTACAGAAGCCAAATACCGAAAACCTACTACCGATGATTTCAAGGAACTGGTTGAGATCGAGACCACTAAAGACATGATGAACAATAATCTCTTCCGTGTCGTATTGGTAGCATCTCTGGCTAATCTGGGTAGCATGCTTGGAACATTCATTGGTATACATGTCATGCTTCAGGTCACAGGTGCTAATCCACAAGAAATCATTCAGAATGGTATTAGTGCAGGACTTATGGCTATTGGAATGGGATAA
- a CDS encoding CAP domain-containing protein gives MNKTYYLPGYFFVFIFLLTFFTSVVYAEETYVLEEQQMLDLINDERLSYGLESLTLNPVLTQVARDHSKEMIENDYFSHDSFDGTLFSERLSDAGYSLYRVGENIAMKYPPDVVKAHENLMNSAGHRANILSSNYNEMGIGIWVGEYSSYSNTAMYTQDFGWNPNVVALFSISSSQPASNSIFSNGAEQIFSIQTNDVCDVSWSVAGTVVKTDEDVTQSYYNTQSLSEGIYDIEATVVAAKGSDSVSWLLEVIPEVLPPESIKGDFDGDNDVDFDDFVELAEVYNSSSGDVRYSSIFDFDEDNDVDFDDFVEFAAVYNK, from the coding sequence ATGAATAAAACGTATTATTTGCCAGGATATTTTTTTGTATTTATCTTTCTGTTGACCTTTTTCACAAGCGTTGTCTACGCAGAAGAGACTTATGTACTGGAGGAACAACAGATGCTGGATCTGATCAACGACGAAAGGCTGAGTTATGGACTTGAGTCATTAACTCTGAATCCTGTTCTTACCCAGGTTGCAAGAGATCATAGTAAAGAGATGATAGAAAATGATTACTTCTCTCACGATTCATTTGATGGTACTCTTTTCTCGGAAAGGCTAAGTGATGCAGGCTATTCGCTCTACCGTGTTGGTGAGAACATTGCTATGAAATATCCTCCTGATGTTGTAAAGGCTCACGAAAATTTGATGAACTCAGCTGGGCACAGGGCAAATATCCTGAGTTCCAATTATAACGAGATGGGCATTGGAATATGGGTTGGAGAATATTCTTCATATTCGAACACTGCCATGTATACTCAGGACTTTGGATGGAATCCGAATGTGGTAGCTCTCTTTTCTATAAGTTCTTCCCAACCTGCTTCAAATAGCATATTCTCAAATGGCGCTGAACAGATTTTTAGCATACAGACAAACGATGTATGTGATGTAAGCTGGTCTGTGGCTGGTACCGTTGTTAAAACTGATGAAGATGTAACACAATCTTACTACAATACACAATCACTTTCAGAGGGTATATATGATATTGAAGCAACTGTTGTGGCTGCTAAAGGAAGTGATTCTGTTAGCTGGCTGTTAGAAGTGATACCGGAAGTGTTGCCTCCAGAATCTATAAAAGGGGACTTTGATGGAGACAATGATGTTGATTTTGATGATTTCGTGGAATTAGCCGAAGTATATAATTCAAGTTCAGGTGATGTAAGATACTCTTCAATATTCGATTTTGACGAAGACAATGATGTCGATTTTGATGATTTTGTGGAGTTTGCAGCTGTGTACAACAAGTGA
- a CDS encoding ion transporter — MAAYENIYSSNRPDDNNWRSRLYDVIFEADKPIGKYFDLLLIVSILLSVLAVMLDSVRSFRIGNEELLYNIEWFFTILFTIEYILRLISVKSKIQYSTSLFGIVDLLAIVPTYLSLFLPGSQFLLVIRILRVLRIFRILKLVKYLNEAELLIDALKASSRKITVFLFTVLTLVIVLGSLMYLIEGEENGFTSIPMSIYWAIVTLTTVGFGDLVPQTSLGRALASVVMIMGYSIIAVPTGIVTAEMSLASIDARDRARPKIICNNCGNQNNDVDARFCKHCGIKL; from the coding sequence ATGGCTGCATATGAGAATATATATTCTAGCAACAGACCCGATGACAATAACTGGAGAAGCCGGCTCTATGATGTCATATTTGAGGCAGATAAACCTATAGGAAAATATTTCGATCTCTTGCTTATAGTAAGCATCCTGTTGAGTGTCCTTGCAGTTATGCTGGACAGCGTCAGGTCCTTTCGGATTGGAAACGAAGAATTGCTCTATAATATAGAATGGTTTTTCACAATACTTTTTACGATTGAATACATTCTTCGCCTTATATCCGTTAAAAGCAAGATCCAATATTCAACAAGTCTTTTTGGAATAGTTGATCTGCTGGCAATAGTCCCGACCTATCTGAGCCTGTTCCTTCCAGGAAGCCAGTTTCTGCTGGTTATAAGGATACTCAGGGTTTTAAGGATATTTCGTATTCTCAAGCTGGTTAAGTACCTTAATGAAGCTGAATTACTAATCGATGCTTTGAAGGCCAGCAGCCGGAAGATAACTGTTTTTCTTTTTACAGTGCTAACGCTTGTCATTGTCCTGGGATCACTCATGTACCTGATCGAAGGAGAGGAAAACGGATTCACAAGTATACCAATGAGCATATACTGGGCTATTGTAACCCTGACAACTGTAGGTTTTGGTGACCTTGTGCCACAGACATCACTTGGAAGAGCTCTGGCTTCTGTTGTTATGATAATGGGTTACAGTATTATTGCTGTTCCCACCGGTATTGTAACAGCTGAGATGAGCCTGGCCTCTATTGATGCACGGGATAGGGCAAGACCTAAAATTATCTGCAATAATTGTGGTAATCAGAATAATGATGTAGATGCCCGATTCTGCAAACATTGTGGAATAAAATTATGA
- a CDS encoding ATP-binding protein yields MIDRDLKIVTSNWKDCDSIPANEKQGHSFCYSCLMKRSKPCEPCHLIEVFATGVCKKFEIEDPLDNKTKLVELSPVFDDYGNVTMVVRHSKDISERKSVERVLQMREKQQAAVAKLGQDGLAGADLDTLMLESVKLVASTLDVEYCRIMKHEDSNSVMIAGVGWGEECHSDSETENDGKNIIFCYTLYSGERAIVHENKTQKKFSGLSLLKDQGIVSGIDAIIGSKDKPFGTMNVHTTQKRVFTNDDMHFVQSVTNVLAESLSRKETEENLKEYAKELEDANYLKVLFTDILTHDLLNPANIIRGFTEELIIVEDEDNKKKLLDRIHKNNEKLIYMIESASKFIKLESIDDIRFEEQDFVPILEKVIRNFGPEMNKMDIELDFKSARECPSLINPLIEEVFLNLLSNAIKFSPPKGKITIDISDIGDKWKIKVNDVGPGISNEDKAMIFERFRQADKGSVKGSGLGLAIVKRIVELHNGEVGVDNNPLGKGSVFWFTIKKAL; encoded by the coding sequence GTGATAGACCGTGACCTGAAAATCGTAACAAGCAACTGGAAGGATTGTGACTCAATACCTGCAAATGAAAAACAGGGGCATTCTTTTTGTTATAGCTGCCTTATGAAGCGAAGCAAACCCTGCGAGCCATGCCACTTGATTGAGGTTTTTGCAACCGGTGTATGCAAGAAATTTGAAATTGAAGATCCTCTGGATAATAAAACGAAGCTTGTTGAACTATCCCCTGTTTTTGATGATTATGGCAATGTCACAATGGTCGTGCGACATTCAAAGGATATCAGTGAGCGTAAATCTGTAGAAAGAGTCCTTCAGATGAGGGAAAAACAACAGGCTGCTGTAGCTAAACTTGGACAGGACGGACTTGCCGGGGCAGACCTTGATACTCTGATGCTGGAATCTGTCAAACTTGTAGCCAGCACACTTGATGTTGAATATTGCAGAATAATGAAACACGAGGATTCCAATTCTGTCATGATTGCAGGTGTCGGCTGGGGAGAAGAATGCCACAGTGATTCTGAAACAGAGAATGATGGGAAAAATATAATCTTTTGCTACACTCTCTATTCAGGTGAAAGAGCTATAGTTCATGAGAACAAGACACAGAAAAAATTCAGTGGTTTATCCTTATTGAAAGATCAGGGAATTGTTAGTGGTATTGATGCGATTATCGGAAGCAAGGACAAGCCTTTCGGAACCATGAACGTACACACCACTCAAAAAAGAGTGTTCACAAACGATGATATGCACTTTGTGCAATCTGTGACCAATGTGCTTGCCGAGTCCCTGAGCAGAAAGGAGACTGAAGAGAACCTCAAGGAGTATGCAAAAGAGCTTGAAGATGCAAATTATCTCAAAGTATTGTTCACTGACATACTTACCCATGATCTTCTCAATCCTGCAAATATTATCAGGGGTTTCACTGAGGAACTCATTATAGTTGAAGATGAGGATAACAAGAAAAAACTGCTTGACAGAATACACAAGAACAACGAAAAGTTGATCTACATGATAGAATCGGCTTCTAAGTTCATTAAACTGGAATCTATCGATGATATCAGATTTGAAGAGCAGGATTTTGTACCCATTCTGGAGAAAGTTATCAGGAACTTTGGCCCTGAAATGAATAAAATGGATATTGAACTTGATTTTAAATCTGCAAGAGAATGCCCTTCACTTATCAATCCTCTGATAGAAGAAGTATTCCTGAATCTGCTTTCCAATGCCATTAAATTCAGCCCTCCAAAAGGAAAAATAACAATTGATATCTCAGATATAGGGGATAAATGGAAAATCAAGGTCAATGATGTTGGTCCGGGTATCAGCAATGAGGACAAGGCCATGATATTTGAGCGTTTCAGGCAGGCAGACAAGGGAAGCGTAAAAGGAAGCGGTCTTGGGCTGGCCATTGTCAAGAGAATTGTCGAACTCCACAATGGAGAAGTCGGTGTGGACAACAATCCACTTGGAAAGGGAAGTGTATTCTGGTTCACTATTAAAAAAGCATTGTGA
- a CDS encoding ribonuclease HI family protein — MDTMNFDGSCDPNPGGIMGFGWVINWSSGKAPTEGSKEKKPTPSNTNNVAEYTALKEGILNYLNLGGKGPLQVYGDSKLVISQMSGKWKVKNQNLGVIKEETASIIKKHDLKVKFDWVPREQNSTADRLAMPTSSSKNSSKTSSKSSSVKPADRKFIANVNSISVSPQLKLGINELNTSPSPGFKSFAQLKTGGMDSFSRKRLAELQKEAGEKVSSIVQKEFPKNLTHQASALRWMLRGLATDLAVRKVQVDVEISKKKKR, encoded by the coding sequence ATGGACACGATGAACTTTGATGGCTCCTGCGATCCAAATCCGGGAGGAATAATGGGATTTGGCTGGGTAATCAACTGGAGCAGTGGGAAAGCTCCAACAGAAGGAAGCAAGGAAAAAAAACCGACTCCCAGCAATACCAATAATGTTGCTGAATATACCGCACTTAAAGAAGGAATACTTAATTATCTGAATCTTGGAGGAAAAGGTCCTCTCCAGGTTTACGGGGATAGCAAGCTTGTGATAAGCCAGATGTCAGGTAAATGGAAGGTTAAGAACCAGAACCTTGGAGTGATAAAAGAGGAAACAGCCTCCATAATCAAAAAACATGATCTGAAGGTTAAATTCGACTGGGTCCCGAGGGAACAGAACAGCACGGCTGACAGACTGGCAATGCCAACATCCTCATCAAAGAATTCATCTAAGACCTCATCAAAATCTTCATCCGTTAAACCGGCAGACAGGAAGTTCATTGCGAATGTTAATTCAATATCTGTTTCTCCTCAGTTAAAACTGGGAATAAATGAATTGAATACCAGTCCATCCCCCGGTTTTAAATCATTCGCCCAACTGAAAACAGGTGGTATGGATTCTTTTTCCAGAAAAAGACTTGCTGAGCTGCAGAAAGAAGCCGGGGAAAAAGTGTCATCCATCGTCCAGAAAGAGTTTCCAAAAAATCTCACTCATCAGGCTTCTGCATTGAGATGGATGCTGCGGGGACTGGCAACAGACCTTGCTGTCAGGAAGGTCCAGGTGGATGTTGAGATCAGTAAAAAGAAAAAGAGATAG
- a CDS encoding CBS domain-containing protein produces the protein MNTSLKIGSIMGIPIKLHITFLLILPVFALVFATNPQPYGFADVGSTTEVYALSLLTTILLFSCILLHELGHSYIAKSYGVEIKDITLLLFGGVSSMEEIPRNPSQEFKMAFAGPFVSLVIGFGLLALHIMAISFIPSYSGTSIYLMVGILASINIVLALFNLLPAFPMDGGRLLRAWYAKRMSYVKATHYAAYIGKMFAFLMGIIGLFSNPWLILIAFFVYIGASEEDKQTTVTIGLEKHKVEDVMSKEVVSVLPEMTVEDLSHFMFEKKHLGYPVIKGNSLKGIVTFTDIRNVLPHERYATLVSDVMTKDVISLSSGANAAEAFKIMTVNNIGRVLIADDDDVKGILSRTDLMRLLMLESE, from the coding sequence ATGAATACTTCATTGAAGATTGGAAGCATTATGGGAATACCTATTAAGCTTCATATTACTTTTTTATTGATTCTTCCAGTTTTTGCTCTTGTTTTTGCTACAAATCCACAACCCTATGGTTTTGCAGACGTAGGCTCAACTACAGAGGTTTATGCTCTATCCCTTTTAACAACAATATTGCTATTTAGTTGTATTTTGCTCCATGAGCTAGGTCATTCTTACATAGCTAAAAGTTATGGTGTTGAGATCAAGGATATAACCTTGTTGTTATTTGGTGGCGTTTCTTCCATGGAAGAGATTCCCAGGAATCCTTCCCAGGAATTTAAAATGGCATTTGCAGGACCATTTGTAAGCCTTGTCATAGGTTTTGGTCTTCTCGCATTGCACATAATGGCAATTTCATTCATTCCATCGTACAGTGGTACTTCTATTTATCTGATGGTGGGAATCCTGGCTTCTATTAATATAGTACTGGCCCTTTTCAATTTGCTTCCGGCTTTCCCCATGGATGGGGGAAGACTTCTTCGCGCCTGGTATGCAAAAAGAATGAGCTATGTAAAAGCAACCCACTATGCTGCCTACATTGGTAAGATGTTCGCTTTTCTTATGGGTATCATTGGCTTGTTCTCAAATCCATGGCTCATTTTGATAGCCTTTTTTGTGTACATCGGTGCCTCCGAAGAGGACAAACAAACAACTGTGACAATAGGTCTTGAGAAGCACAAGGTTGAAGATGTAATGTCAAAGGAAGTGGTCTCCGTTCTCCCTGAAATGACAGTAGAGGATCTCTCACATTTCATGTTCGAGAAAAAACACCTGGGATATCCTGTAATCAAGGGCAATTCTTTAAAAGGGATTGTGACCTTTACAGACATACGTAATGTTCTTCCGCATGAGCGCTATGCAACCCTTGTATCCGATGTCATGACAAAGGATGTGATCTCATTATCTTCAGGTGCCAATGCGGCAGAAGCTTTCAAAATAATGACTGTCAATAATATAGGGCGTGTTCTGATAGCAGACGATGATGATGTAAAAGGTATCCTTTCTAGAACAGATCTTATGCGATTGTTAATGTTAGAGAGTGAATAG
- the mfnA gene encoding tyrosine decarboxylase MfnA codes for MKETGLSEEKIRNILDDSKRQDLKYEHVLSSMCTYPHRIAVEAHMQFIESNMGDFGLFQGTYNLEKEVLSMLSHLLHHPDASGYTTTGGTESNIQAIRSMRNLFLQRSKCDKPNLVVPDSAHFSFDKVSDILDVELRKASLDEHLRVSIDSVNSLIDENTIGLVGIAGSTEFGQVDPIDKLSEIALKNNIFLHIDAAFGGFVLPFLEEVYKFDFLLPGVTSIAIDPHKMGLSTIPSGVLLFRSSDFLESLKADTPYLTVSTQYTLTGTRSGAAVAATYAVMNFLGKEGYRKMVSECMDLTHYLLKKLADMDVHPLIEPVMNVVALEVPKSDIVRSRLANEFNWQVSITQNPHGLRLVIMPHVTFEMIDSFVQDLKQVLQTI; via the coding sequence ATGAAAGAAACCGGCCTATCTGAAGAGAAAATAAGAAATATTTTAGACGATTCAAAAAGGCAAGACCTCAAATATGAACACGTATTGAGTTCCATGTGTACTTACCCACATAGAATAGCAGTAGAAGCTCATATGCAGTTCATAGAATCAAATATGGGTGATTTTGGTCTTTTTCAAGGTACTTATAATTTGGAAAAAGAAGTACTTAGTATGTTAAGTCATCTTTTGCATCATCCTGATGCATCAGGCTATACAACTACAGGTGGAACTGAATCGAATATCCAGGCCATACGTTCCATGCGAAACCTTTTCCTTCAAAGATCAAAATGCGATAAACCCAATCTTGTTGTTCCGGATTCAGCTCATTTTTCTTTCGATAAAGTATCTGATATTCTTGATGTAGAATTAAGAAAAGCCAGTCTTGATGAACATCTGAGAGTATCTATTGACTCGGTTAACTCTCTTATAGATGAGAATACTATAGGTCTTGTTGGCATAGCAGGGTCAACGGAATTTGGTCAGGTCGATCCCATTGATAAACTCTCTGAAATTGCACTAAAAAATAATATTTTTCTGCATATTGATGCTGCTTTTGGTGGATTTGTACTTCCATTTCTTGAGGAGGTATATAAATTTGATTTCCTATTACCAGGTGTAACATCAATAGCAATTGACCCACATAAAATGGGTTTGAGTACAATACCATCCGGTGTTCTTCTATTCAGAAGTTCTGATTTTCTTGAAAGTCTCAAGGCAGATACTCCTTACCTGACAGTTTCGACCCAATATACTCTTACAGGAACCAGAAGTGGAGCTGCTGTTGCAGCAACATACGCGGTTATGAATTTCCTGGGAAAAGAGGGTTACAGAAAAATGGTTTCAGAGTGTATGGACTTAACCCATTATCTCCTGAAAAAACTTGCAGACATGGATGTCCATCCATTAATAGAACCTGTAATGAATGTAGTTGCACTGGAAGTTCCAAAATCAGATATTGTCAGAAGCAGGCTGGCAAATGAATTCAACTGGCAGGTTTCGATAACCCAGAATCCTCATGGTTTACGTCTTGTGATAATGCCTCATGTAACTTTTGAAATGATAGATTCTTTTGTGCAGGATCTAAAACAGGTTCTTCAAACAATTTAA